Genomic segment of Veillonella parvula DSM 2008:
TGGTAGCCTATGCATGGGCAGGCTTCGGCGCGGCCTTCGGTCCGGCAATCTTATTCTCCCTATTCTGGAAGCGTATGACTCGTCACGGATGTATCGCTGGTATTGTTGTAGGTGGTTTGACAGTACTCTTTTGGAAACAATTTGGATTCCTTGGCCTATACGAAATTGTACCAGGTTTCATCCTCTCTTCTATCGCAATCTATATTGTGAGCCTCATGGGTAAATTGCCTCCACGTCCGGTTCTAAAAGACTATAGAGAAGCAGAAAAAATGCATATTCTATAAGAAAACATAAAAAAGCTAGTTGATTCACCGATCAACTAGCTTTTATTTATGAATATTGGTGTAAACCTTCCTCAATTGCGGCTTTTACTTCTGTCACTAAAGAAGCTGGAGTAAGCACCTTTACACTTTGCATATATTGGAGCGCCCAATATTTAAAGGCGTCATGATTAACACGTACACGACATACAACATTATCAGCTGTTATATTTGTAAACTCTACATTGCCATCGAACCAATCTAAAATTTGATTTACGATGGAACGTCTAGCTTTAAACGTAACAGTAATAGATTCACCACCGAACATATAAATATGTTCCTTTACGTATTGTGACACATTAAAGGTGCGTTGTTGTTGATATCCCTTTATCTCCCGCAAAGGTTTTCTACGTTCATTTAGCACCGTAATATGTGCAATTCGATCAACGCGTAATGTAGACATGTCATCATAATTTTCGTGATTTCCTACCAAGTAATAATGTCCTCGATTCATTACTAGTTGGAATGGATTAAATACATACTTCCGTTCCTTATGATCTGGCCCAAGATTAATATGTAATCGCTTATCCACATCTGGTTGGCAATAGGCCAATGAAATTTTTCTACCCTTTTGTATTGCTTCTTCTATGAGATCAATATTAAGAAATAAATCTTGGCTTCTATGAAGGTACCCCGTATTACTTTCAATATCAATACCATGAGGCTTAAAATAGGAGCTACCCAATTTTGCAACACGCCCGATTAAATCTTTACGTTGAGATGCAGTAATATGGCGAGATGCCAATATACCATCAATCAATAATCGCAATTCAGAATCTTCAAAGGTATGAATCATATAGAAATCAGTACGTCGAATGGTGCCATCTGCTCCCACAGCAGACTCTTCACATTGAATACTAAAATCTCCAGATTCATATAAATCATTTAAATGACGGCCTAAGGTTTTCCGATCGACGGATACCTCGTACCGTTCGGCTAATATACTGCGAATCTCCTCTTGAGATAACGTATGATTAGCATCTGTTTCGTCTTTCAGGATTTCCAGTATGTATACTAGAACAGCCTTTTTAGATGCCATAAAAGACTCCTTTTACAAATAATACAATTAATACAACTTTATCAACTAATACAATTTATAGAATCATCCACAACACATCGGATGATATTTACAAAATACCCAAACACATTATACCATACTTTCATGAACGGTTCATTTTTTCCTCATTAAAATTATCGATTTACTATACTTTTTCAGCAATATAAAATAACTAAAAGTAATAAATATAAAATAAAAGTAAATTTAATTATATTAAATAAAACCCGTTAACACTTAATACATATAAATATTATAAGTGTAACGGGTTTTTATTTTAACTATGAAATCAGAATGAATATAATACAACTTCATAGCAATACAATCAAATAACGAGCTCTATCAATTAGGAAATACTCCCTGTTTTCTTACTTCTAATAAAGCCCAATTGTTCCATACGCGTTGTTAATTCATTATAAAAAGCTTCAGCCATGGCATTTTGATGCTTTGTAGATTGAGTCTGATCTGCACTAAAGAGAGCATCTTTAATTTTTTTAATTACCGTAGATTTCGCTTTTGGTTTGTTCAACAACTCCATAAATAACAGATCTTCTTCAGAGATATCGCCAATAGCATCATTGAACATATTTGCTCCATACATATATTCACTACCACCATTCACAATAGCTTTTACAAAGTTTGTAAAACGGGCAGGTATATAAGATAAGCCCTCCATATATTCTTCTTTTACAGGGAATGT
This window contains:
- a CDS encoding helix-turn-helix transcriptional regulator, which gives rise to MASKKAVLVYILEILKDETDANHTLSQEEIRSILAERYEVSVDRKTLGRHLNDLYESGDFSIQCEESAVGADGTIRRTDFYMIHTFEDSELRLLIDGILASRHITASQRKDLIGRVAKLGSSYFKPHGIDIESNTGYLHRSQDLFLNIDLIEEAIQKGRKISLAYCQPDVDKRLHINLGPDHKERKYVFNPFQLVMNRGHYYLVGNHENYDDMSTLRVDRIAHITVLNERRKPLREIKGYQQQRTFNVSQYVKEHIYMFGGESITVTFKARRSIVNQILDWFDGNVEFTNITADNVVCRVRVNHDAFKYWALQYMQSVKVLTPASLVTEVKAAIEEGLHQYS